From Zerene cesonia ecotype Mississippi chromosome 13, Zerene_cesonia_1.1, whole genome shotgun sequence, the proteins below share one genomic window:
- the LOC119831199 gene encoding zinc finger protein 723-like produces MNQSEPLDLSMKKSNLKIVDFKFLCGLNDHLIKLYESTNRLDKAVCVKTKSVLPCEVCLKTFDRPSLLKRHMRTHTGEKPHVCNICGKGFSTSSSLNTHRRIHTGEKPHKCPECGKCFTASSNLYYHRMTHTKNKPHKCTWCPRSFPTPGELRAHLQSHSGSTRTITAQPWTYVTNQDFRSSYRK; encoded by the exons ATGAACCAATCCGAACCTCTAGACTTATCAATGAAAAAGTCAAATTTGAAAATCGTCGACTTCAAATTCTTATGTGGCCTGAACGATCACTTGATAAAGTTGTACGAAAGTACGAACAGGCTGGATAAGGCTGTGTGTGTGAAAACCAAGAGTGTGCTGCCGTGTGAAGTGTGCTTGAAGACCTTCGACAGGCCGTCGCTGTTGAAGAGGCATATGAGGACTCATACGG GGGAGAAGCCACACGTGTGCAACATTTGTGGCAAGGGTTTCAGCACATCCAGCTCTCTAAACACTCACAGAAGAATTCACACCG GAGAAAAGCCACACAAGTGTCCGGAGTGCGGGAAATGTTTTACAGCAAGCTCCAATCTATACTACCATCGTATGACGCACACTAAg AACAAGCCCCACAAATGCACGTGGTGTCCACGCTCATTCCCCACTCCAGGGGAACTGCGAGCCCACTTGCAGTCCCACAGTGGGTCGACTAGAACCATAACAGCACAACCGTGGACCTATGTTACGAACCAGGACTTTCGATCGAGTTATaggaaataa